A genomic segment from Nicotiana sylvestris chromosome 1, ASM39365v2, whole genome shotgun sequence encodes:
- the LOC138877025 gene encoding uncharacterized protein — translation MSTNTGQFTVGSAWENCRQRKEVNNFNSGVWHKEVPFLTWRAIHVSTEDRIAIFGIEIDPNCHCCNNNSQNATIENVDHLFCLGEHAKKIWRFFVGPLGIDYNNMNLKMLLLKWWNFKARNCIAKLITRILPLIICWELWKSRCSKKFENIRTSFHKTKTNILFTLVQILNNRFGRARIGDDWKSICLACEALIEQRISKIFKWIKPPPQTVKLNSDESCIQGMCGCEGLVRNMQGIVIFAYSIPLGPGTSNFAEAAAMLFGIKWCAANG, via the coding sequence ATGTCAACCAACACAGGGCAATTTACTGTGGGCTCTGCCTGGGAAAACTGTAGACAAAGGAAGGAAGTAAACAATTTTAATAGTGGAGTTTGGCACAAAGAAGTCCCTTTCCTCACTTGGAGAGCTATACATGTGTCTACAGAGGATAGAATTGCAATATTTGGAATTGAGATTGATCCTAATTGCCATTGTTGCAACAATAATAGCCAAAATGCCACAATCGAGAATGTAGATCATCTTTTCTGCCTGGGAGAACATGCAAAAAAGATTTGGAGATTCTTTGTTGGCCCACTGGGCATAGACTATAATAACATGAACCTTAAAATGCTCCTTCTCAAATGGTGGAACTTCAAGGCTCGCAATTGCATTGCAAAACTCATTACTAGAATTCTCCCTCTTATAATTTGCTGGGAGTTATGGAAGTCAAGATGTAGCAAGAAATTTGAGAACATTAGGACATCATTTCACAAAACCAAAACTAATATTTTGTTTACTCTTGTGCAGATATTAAACAACAGATTTGGCAGAGCAAGAATAGGAGATGATTGGAAATCAATATGTTTGGCATGTGAAGCACTAATTGAACAAAGGATATCCAAAATTTTCAAATGGATCAAACCCCCACCCCAAACAGTTAAACTTAATAGTGATGAGAGTTGTATTCAAGGAATGTGTGGATGTGAAGGCCTGGTCAGGAATATGCAAGGAATAGTTATTTTTGCCTACTCTATTCCCCTAGGACCAGGGACTAGCAATTTCGCAGAAGCAGCAGCAATGCTCTTTGGAATCAAGTGGTGTGCAGCAAATGGCTAG